From a single Candidatus Bathyarchaeota archaeon genomic region:
- the pfkA gene encoding 6-phosphofructokinase: protein MEKIGVITAGGDAPGMNAAIRSIVRTAIFHGLKVVGVERGYAGLIKGKIRSLDARSVSGIINLGGTMLKTARCEKIKTEEGIRKAADTLKSNKIDGLIVIGGDGSFRGASEIYKASGIPVVGVPATIDNDVAGTDTTIGFDTAVNTALFTIDRIRDTATSHERVFLVEVMGRKRGFLALAVGFAEGAEFILIPEIKFDIEAICKKLKQGRKKGKTSEIIVMAEGAGDSSQIVKEIKERTRYDVRLTVLGHALRGGPPTAQSRVLANQFGAYAVELLLRGTKKRMVGIKGGKIISVDLEYSWQKTKEIDEKLYRLAEILSF from the coding sequence GAACTGCCATATTCCATGGACTGAAGGTAGTAGGAGTAGAGCGAGGTTATGCTGGACTTATTAAAGGAAAGATCCGTTCTTTGGATGCGCGTTCCGTGAGCGGGATAATTAACCTCGGAGGAACAATGCTGAAGACTGCACGATGCGAAAAAATAAAAACAGAAGAAGGAATTAGAAAAGCTGCTGACACTTTAAAATCTAACAAAATTGACGGTCTCATAGTAATCGGGGGAGACGGTTCCTTTAGAGGAGCAAGCGAAATCTACAAAGCCAGCGGGATACCAGTGGTGGGAGTTCCTGCAACCATTGATAACGACGTCGCTGGCACCGATACCACCATAGGCTTTGACACAGCCGTCAACACCGCTTTGTTCACCATTGACAGAATCCGTGACACCGCAACCTCTCATGAAAGAGTGTTCCTTGTCGAAGTCATGGGACGAAAAAGAGGATTCCTCGCCCTTGCAGTTGGATTTGCCGAAGGAGCTGAATTTATTCTCATTCCGGAAATAAAATTTGACATAGAAGCCATCTGTAAAAAGCTAAAACAAGGGCGCAAAAAAGGAAAAACTTCAGAAATAATCGTTATGGCTGAAGGTGCAGGGGATTCTTCACAAATTGTTAAAGAAATAAAGGAGCGAACAAGATATGATGTCCGTTTGACGGTTCTCGGCCACGCATTAAGGGGCGGGCCGCCCACAGCGCAAAGTAGGGTTCTCGCTAATCAGTTTGGAGCTTATGCTGTGGAGCTTCTATTGAGGGGAACTAAGAAGAGGATGGTTGGCATTAAAGGAGGAAAAATAATTTCAGTAGATTTGGAATACTCTTGGCAGAAGACAAAGGAAATAGATGAAAAGTTGTATCGTTTAGCTGAAATTCTATCATTTTAA
- the glgP gene encoding alpha-glucan family phosphorylase, with protein sequence MTQMGGSLLKQRIAYFSMEIALSNDIHTYSGGLGVLAGDTIRSSADLNIPLVAVTLISKKGYFRQELTCDGRQIEHPEPWDPSRFMQQLPEEVTVQIEGRNVHIKAWLYTVKSPIGGSIPVYFLDTDVEGNSPEDREITSFLYGGDERYRIKQEIVLGIGGVRMLEKLRIDVRKYHMNEGHSSFLALELLRKHEMNVDKVRNMCIFTTHTPVEAGHDKFSYNLVQEVLGEFIPFSVLRSLGGHDRLNMTLLALNLSNYINGVAKRHKMVSKEMFPSYEIHAITNGIHSYTWTCESFKRLYDKYLPGWAHEPELLVRVDIIPDDEIWQAHLEAKKNLINYVNSATNAGMDYDTLTIGFARRATEYKRHTLLFSDLEKLKKVTRRGRIQLIFAGKAHPKDYAGKMLIKQIFDYKEILKDTIKIAYLENYDMHLAAKLVSGVDVWLNTPLPPMEASGTSGMKAAHNGVINFSVLDGWWIEGWIEGVTGWAIGPAPEEYMPMEERKTKELEDLYGKLEYVIIPLYYQRRGEWIRMMKNSIGKIASHFNSHRMMHRYVTEAYL encoded by the coding sequence ATGACTCAAATGGGAGGAAGTCTGCTAAAACAGAGAATTGCTTACTTTTCTATGGAGATCGCCTTATCTAATGATATCCATACCTACAGCGGAGGCTTAGGGGTTCTTGCAGGCGACACTATACGGTCAAGCGCGGATCTGAACATTCCCTTAGTTGCAGTTACGCTGATAAGTAAAAAGGGATACTTTCGACAAGAGCTAACATGCGATGGAAGACAGATAGAACATCCAGAACCATGGGATCCCTCGCGATTTATGCAACAATTACCTGAGGAAGTTACCGTTCAAATTGAAGGCAGAAATGTCCACATTAAGGCTTGGCTATACACTGTAAAAAGTCCAATAGGTGGATCCATCCCAGTATATTTCCTCGATACTGATGTGGAGGGAAACAGTCCCGAAGACAGAGAAATTACTTCATTTCTATATGGTGGTGATGAGAGATACCGCATTAAACAAGAGATTGTTTTAGGAATAGGCGGTGTTAGGATGCTAGAGAAACTACGAATCGACGTCCGCAAATACCACATGAACGAGGGGCACTCCAGTTTCTTGGCACTCGAACTCTTACGGAAGCATGAAATGAACGTCGATAAGGTCAGGAATATGTGTATCTTTACTACGCACACACCCGTTGAAGCTGGGCATGACAAATTTTCATACAACCTTGTCCAAGAGGTTTTGGGAGAATTTATTCCGTTTAGCGTTTTGCGAAGTTTGGGTGGGCATGACAGATTAAACATGACTCTTCTTGCATTAAATCTAAGCAATTACATCAACGGTGTAGCGAAAAGGCATAAAATGGTTTCCAAAGAAATGTTTCCAAGCTATGAAATTCATGCAATAACAAACGGGATTCACTCTTACACTTGGACTTGTGAAAGCTTCAAGCGATTATATGACAAGTATCTTCCAGGATGGGCACATGAACCAGAACTGCTTGTGAGGGTAGACATTATTCCTGACGATGAAATTTGGCAAGCTCACCTTGAAGCGAAAAAGAATCTAATCAATTATGTTAATTCAGCGACAAACGCTGGCATGGATTATGACACGTTAACAATAGGATTTGCACGAAGAGCCACAGAATATAAAAGGCATACTTTATTGTTTTCAGATCTAGAAAAGTTAAAGAAAGTCACTAGAAGAGGCAGGATTCAGCTAATTTTCGCTGGGAAAGCACATCCCAAAGATTATGCTGGAAAAATGCTGATTAAACAAATATTTGACTATAAAGAAATTTTAAAAGATACCATCAAAATCGCTTATCTGGAAAATTATGATATGCACCTTGCAGCCAAACTAGTATCAGGAGTTGACGTTTGGCTAAACACACCTCTGCCGCCCATGGAAGCATCAGGAACGAGCGGAATGAAAGCAGCCCACAACGGAGTAATAAACTTCAGCGTACTAGATGGATGGTGGATCGAAGGATGGATAGAAGGCGTTACCGGATGGGCGATAGGGCCGGCTCCCGAAGAATACATGCCGATGGAAGAGCGGAAAACCAAAGAGCTTGAGGATCTTTATGGAAAATTGGAGTATGTAATTATTCCATTGTATTACCAACGTAGAGGAGAATGGATAAGAATGATGAAAAACTCAATAGGAAAAATCGCAAGCCACTTCAACAGCCACCGAATGATGCACAGATACGTGACCGAGGCATATTTGTAA
- a CDS encoding S8 family serine peptidase: MRKKFKRAFCSFVVVFLMLAVCSQVLLGLKNIPNVSKLVSDAEDLSHSGAVLLLDANGNKIVDSLEREIQEKPSQIIRVLIQYRKEGGFSNFISELNSLFPTVNVKYRYTLVSAIVVDVPAEAVSQIAKLSSVLRIEPDTQVQITLDTAVPVINADRVWTDYGFHGESQTIAILDTGIWPEHPDFQGKIVGWVDFINSNPTPYDDNGHGTMVASIAAGAGAGSNGTYKGVAYMANIVAVKVLDAKGRGYTSTIIMGLEWVAAKRNTYNITVTNLSLGSIGPSDGKDALSLACNYLVDEGIVVVVAAGNFGPRPYTVGSPAAAEKVIAVGAVDRSSDIASFSSRGPTLDDRFKPDICAVGVAVTAGSLPYLKYPEMQWQIYRSVSGTSAAAPMIAGAAALLRQAHPDWPPEKVKAALLTRTVQKGGGINNDYGYGIANVFEALQGPKPTLTINTWKFINGVPTFAEARAYGQRSPEPYVLVRGTWFTPNSLLTLKWDNTTILAENVQVDENRVFAVNVTIPRSTWGIHYVSVWRSENFITQHVYEILRPTLAFSASELFQTTIDFGRPGVTIWARGEYYDPNGSVTVKWDNTTILAADVSTDSSGIFKTSITIPLDASAGIHYISIWNETEFATQKLIHILKVTPVSGVISENTTWTKYGSPYNLTGHLIIDEFASLTIEPGVEIKANGYRIWVNSNAKLNATGTPSEPIIFNGTGIQLRDVAENASITIKNCIITKAQYGFYAPSTPCRLVNVNISIENSVFTKNGKAISMEVINIPVATVSFYIVNNKIVENYGDAIKIGSGGGLSFNEIRIVNNTIVSNDGNGIVFWVYGISGVLEIAGNTIRSNGGDGLRICWYNFPPMPITRNHIAYNSGAGIFMSIPGTTFGGDTTPLITQNYITRNAYGIVVYRGAASDVPEHIPTIFFNDIHSNAYYDLEILNTGDRKYNATYNYWGTLSANEISQKIWDFYDDFSLERVVYMPFLNMSTRASVFGYLTDFATGFSIANATIEAEGPIYVYSYSNGTGYFMIDGLLPGEYVIKISKEGYETVTWFESVGAAQAFESSISMRRLEGYGEATVVFDVIVDGETYPVAVTTNSTVSDFNFSLEHMQISFKVAGIDGTTGFCNVSIPNRLLGGPYTVFVNDTPITPTITSNSTHTFIKFTYNHSEKTIKIVGTSVIPEFPMALYLPIFIALSFIAITFSKNRK; the protein is encoded by the coding sequence ATGAGGAAAAAGTTCAAGCGGGCCTTTTGTTCGTTTGTGGTAGTCTTTCTAATGTTAGCTGTTTGCAGCCAAGTTTTACTCGGGTTAAAGAATATTCCCAATGTATCAAAATTAGTGAGTGACGCAGAGGACTTGAGCCATTCTGGAGCTGTCTTGCTTCTAGATGCCAATGGCAATAAGATTGTTGATTCTCTGGAACGGGAAATCCAGGAGAAGCCTTCGCAGATTATTCGAGTTCTAATACAGTATCGCAAGGAAGGAGGCTTCAGCAATTTTATCAGCGAGTTAAACAGCCTCTTCCCCACTGTGAATGTTAAATATAGGTATACCTTAGTGAGCGCAATTGTTGTAGATGTGCCAGCTGAAGCTGTTTCTCAAATAGCAAAGCTTTCGAGTGTTTTGCGTATTGAACCGGATACTCAAGTTCAGATCACTTTGGATACTGCTGTGCCAGTGATTAACGCGGATAGGGTTTGGACTGATTATGGCTTTCATGGCGAAAGCCAGACAATAGCAATTTTGGATACGGGTATTTGGCCTGAACACCCAGACTTTCAAGGCAAAATTGTCGGGTGGGTTGACTTCATTAATAGCAATCCAACGCCATACGACGATAATGGACATGGCACTATGGTTGCTAGCATAGCGGCCGGAGCCGGCGCTGGTTCTAACGGGACATATAAGGGCGTTGCTTACATGGCTAACATAGTTGCCGTTAAAGTGTTAGATGCTAAGGGCAGAGGCTACACAAGCACAATAATTATGGGACTTGAATGGGTTGCAGCGAAAAGAAACACATACAATATTACGGTTACTAATCTAAGCCTAGGCTCCATAGGTCCATCAGACGGCAAGGACGCCCTAAGCTTGGCCTGCAACTATCTTGTTGATGAAGGAATAGTAGTTGTGGTTGCGGCTGGCAACTTCGGACCAAGACCATACACGGTTGGCTCTCCAGCTGCAGCGGAAAAAGTCATAGCTGTTGGAGCAGTTGACAGATCCTCAGATATAGCGAGCTTCTCTAGCAGAGGGCCAACACTAGACGATAGGTTTAAGCCAGACATATGTGCCGTGGGTGTAGCCGTAACAGCGGGTTCGCTACCATACCTAAAATATCCGGAGATGCAATGGCAAATTTACCGATCCGTGAGTGGAACATCAGCAGCAGCACCCATGATAGCCGGAGCTGCAGCCCTACTAAGACAAGCTCACCCAGACTGGCCTCCGGAAAAAGTTAAGGCGGCTTTACTGACCCGAACTGTTCAAAAAGGAGGTGGCATAAACAATGACTACGGCTATGGAATCGCGAATGTATTCGAAGCCTTACAAGGGCCTAAGCCAACTTTGACGATAAACACGTGGAAGTTTATTAACGGTGTGCCAACATTCGCAGAAGCAAGAGCCTATGGACAAAGAAGCCCAGAGCCTTACGTTCTGGTGAGGGGAACGTGGTTTACGCCGAATTCACTGCTTACTTTAAAATGGGATAATACAACGATTCTTGCCGAGAACGTTCAAGTAGATGAAAATAGAGTCTTTGCGGTGAACGTTACAATTCCACGTTCAACATGGGGCATTCACTATGTAAGCGTTTGGAGGTCAGAAAACTTCATAACGCAGCATGTTTACGAAATCCTCAGACCAACTCTTGCATTTTCAGCGTCGGAACTTTTCCAGACAACGATTGACTTCGGAAGACCGGGAGTAACAATATGGGCGAGGGGAGAATACTATGACCCCAATGGTTCTGTAACAGTAAAATGGGATAACACAACAATCCTTGCTGCTGACGTTTCAACAGATTCTAGTGGGATATTCAAAACGTCAATAACTATTCCGCTAGATGCAAGCGCGGGCATACACTATATCAGTATATGGAATGAAACTGAATTTGCAACCCAAAAATTAATTCACATATTGAAGGTTACACCGGTAAGCGGAGTAATAAGCGAAAACACCACATGGACAAAATACGGCAGCCCCTATAATCTAACAGGACACCTAATTATTGACGAGTTTGCATCATTAACCATAGAGCCAGGGGTTGAGATAAAGGCAAACGGTTATAGAATATGGGTTAATTCAAACGCCAAACTTAACGCAACCGGAACGCCGTCTGAACCAATAATCTTTAACGGTACTGGAATTCAACTTCGAGATGTCGCAGAAAACGCTAGCATAACTATTAAAAACTGTATAATCACCAAGGCTCAATATGGATTCTATGCTCCATCCACGCCATGCCGGCTTGTAAACGTAAACATATCAATTGAAAACTCCGTCTTTACGAAAAATGGCAAAGCCATATCCATGGAGGTGATCAATATACCTGTCGCTACCGTCTCGTTTTACATAGTTAACAATAAGATAGTAGAGAATTACGGTGACGCAATAAAAATAGGATCTGGCGGGGGATTATCATTCAATGAAATTCGCATAGTGAATAATACTATTGTTTCAAACGATGGTAATGGAATTGTATTTTGGGTTTATGGGATAAGTGGTGTGCTTGAAATAGCTGGAAACACCATAAGATCTAACGGTGGAGATGGCTTACGAATTTGCTGGTATAATTTTCCACCTATGCCCATAACCAGAAATCACATAGCTTACAACAGCGGAGCAGGAATATTCATGTCAATACCTGGAACAACTTTTGGTGGAGATACAACACCTTTGATAACGCAAAACTACATTACACGAAATGCTTATGGCATCGTAGTTTATAGAGGGGCTGCATCGGATGTCCCTGAACACATCCCAACAATCTTCTTTAACGACATTCACTCTAATGCGTACTATGACCTTGAAATATTGAATACCGGGGATCGAAAGTACAATGCAACTTATAATTATTGGGGGACTCTAAGTGCTAACGAAATAAGCCAGAAGATATGGGATTTCTACGATGACTTCAGCTTGGAAAGGGTAGTTTACATGCCGTTCCTTAATATGTCCACTAGGGCTTCAGTGTTTGGATACTTAACAGACTTTGCAACAGGATTTTCAATAGCGAACGCCACTATAGAAGCAGAAGGTCCAATCTACGTTTACAGCTACAGCAACGGCACCGGATACTTTATGATCGATGGACTGCTGCCCGGAGAATATGTAATCAAAATATCAAAGGAGGGCTATGAAACCGTAACATGGTTTGAAAGCGTTGGGGCAGCGCAGGCTTTTGAATCAAGCATAAGCATGAGAAGACTTGAAGGTTACGGTGAAGCAACAGTCGTTTTCGACGTGATTGTAGATGGAGAAACCTATCCTGTTGCCGTTACAACAAATTCCACTGTTTCAGACTTCAACTTTAGCCTCGAACATATGCAAATAAGCTTCAAGGTTGCCGGCATTGATGGAACAACAGGCTTCTGCAATGTGTCGATTCCAAACAGGCTTCTAGGAGGACCATACACGGTATTTGTCAACGACACTCCAATAACGCCCACAATAACAAGCAACAGCACCCACACATTCATCAAATTCACCTACAACCACAGCGAAAAGACAATAAAAATCGTCGGAACATCAGTAATCCCAGAATTCCCCATGGCACTATACCTACCGATTTTCATAGCTCTTTCATTTATAGCCATAACCTTCAGTAAAAACCGTAAATGA
- a CDS encoding DUF91 domain-containing protein has protein sequence MPQEIRLWEVKDRGLVEIPRDRLSFEERLEEWLENDISIISDDLLVIGRQVKTAFEKYIDLLCIKRNGDLVIVELKRDKAPREVIAQILEYASWVDDLSYDEIVDIANNYLKDKEGITFEEAFERKFEEQLPDVLNESHEMLIVASDLDDQGERVIRYLSEYGIRINAVTFNYFKKGEQEFVARAMLIPKSAEEVRKTKRRYYLTEEELRKIAQENGVGELYSILVKGLELLFDDWGTTLSSVAFIGRQNGRMNTIFSIVPGQSSQQDGLKFQVYLKRFARYFNIPEAEAENILPQNKREWKFYKNAPPEYTGYEGFFKNKEEIERFLNKLRELKTKVMA, from the coding sequence ATGCCTCAGGAAATTCGGTTATGGGAAGTGAAGGATAGGGGATTGGTGGAGATTCCGAGGGATAGGCTCAGTTTTGAGGAGCGTTTGGAGGAATGGCTTGAGAATGACATTTCAATAATATCTGATGATTTGCTTGTTATCGGCCGGCAAGTAAAGACGGCTTTTGAGAAATACATTGATCTTTTATGTATCAAACGAAACGGCGATTTGGTCATAGTAGAGTTAAAGAGGGATAAGGCTCCGCGGGAAGTGATCGCCCAAATTCTGGAATACGCGTCATGGGTTGACGACTTATCCTATGATGAAATTGTTGACATTGCAAATAATTATCTTAAAGATAAGGAGGGAATTACTTTTGAAGAGGCTTTTGAAAGGAAATTTGAGGAACAGCTTCCAGATGTTTTAAATGAGTCCCATGAAATGCTTATAGTGGCTTCGGATTTAGACGATCAAGGGGAAAGGGTAATCCGCTATCTTTCTGAATATGGAATTCGAATCAACGCCGTGACATTCAATTACTTTAAGAAAGGCGAACAGGAGTTCGTAGCAAGAGCTATGTTAATTCCGAAAAGTGCTGAAGAAGTACGGAAAACAAAAAGGAGGTACTATCTAACAGAGGAGGAGTTAAGAAAGATAGCCCAAGAAAATGGTGTTGGTGAACTGTATTCCATCTTAGTTAAGGGTCTTGAGTTGCTGTTTGACGATTGGGGGACAACCTTAAGTTCAGTAGCTTTTATTGGACGACAAAATGGAAGAATGAACACAATATTTAGCATAGTGCCAGGTCAAAGCAGCCAGCAAGATGGATTAAAATTCCAAGTATACCTGAAGAGATTTGCAAGATACTTTAATATACCCGAGGCTGAAGCTGAAAACATACTGCCTCAAAACAAAAGAGAATGGAAATTCTACAAAAACGCCCCACCAGAGTATACAGGATATGAAGGCTTCTTCAAAAATAAAGAAGAGATCGAAAGATTCCTAAACAAATTGCGAGAATTAAAAACAAAAGTTATGGCTTAA
- the mpgS gene encoding mannosyl-3-phosphoglycerate synthase, with protein MILELARRMEHFGSVRFYDVQRVYELDSGMRKFPTKAREAVATISSEDIEKINQKMAIVVPVKDERLRLLEGVLSGIPHDCHVIVVSGSRRSPVDRFMMEVQLLKRFNHFVGDEILIIHQQDPGLSETFRSAGFDSILNKTGSIRSGKAEAMVIGVLLAKMLGKEYVGFIDADNYLPGAVHEYVEIYAAGFSQAESPFSMVRVSWVHKPKITENGLFFAKFGRVSAVSNECLNLLMSSYTGFETDVIKTANSGEHAMSIKLAELLYYASGFAAETYEIVNLMEQFGGVIPAPSQATSQAASLGVDVFQIESRNPHLHEEKGESHIKEMLLSSIGAIYHSQICPPQLKDNIVSICTRHGFKVKEEEIPCPAKIRPPCELDMNKFAVEVQKNSQTLIELK; from the coding sequence ATGATCTTGGAATTAGCTAGGCGTATGGAGCATTTTGGCTCTGTTCGATTTTATGATGTGCAGAGAGTTTACGAGCTGGATTCTGGTATGAGGAAATTTCCCACTAAGGCTAGAGAGGCTGTGGCAACTATATCAAGTGAGGATATAGAGAAGATTAATCAGAAAATGGCGATAGTGGTTCCCGTCAAAGACGAGAGGCTTAGACTTTTGGAAGGTGTTCTAAGTGGAATCCCCCACGATTGCCATGTGATCGTGGTTTCGGGTAGCAGAAGATCTCCCGTTGACAGGTTTATGATGGAAGTGCAACTACTTAAACGGTTTAATCACTTCGTGGGCGACGAGATCCTCATAATACACCAACAGGATCCAGGACTATCGGAAACTTTCAGAAGCGCTGGTTTTGATTCTATCCTTAACAAAACTGGGTCTATTAGAAGCGGTAAGGCTGAAGCCATGGTGATAGGCGTACTTCTGGCAAAGATGCTTGGTAAAGAATATGTTGGTTTCATAGATGCCGATAATTATTTGCCGGGCGCTGTCCACGAGTACGTTGAGATTTATGCAGCTGGCTTCAGCCAAGCCGAAAGCCCATTTTCCATGGTAAGAGTTTCATGGGTTCACAAGCCCAAAATTACAGAGAATGGACTGTTCTTCGCCAAATTTGGAAGGGTTTCGGCGGTTTCTAATGAGTGCCTTAATTTATTGATGTCAAGTTACACTGGCTTCGAGACAGATGTTATAAAGACCGCTAACTCAGGCGAGCATGCCATGAGCATAAAGTTAGCTGAACTCCTGTATTACGCGTCTGGATTTGCTGCTGAAACATATGAGATAGTTAACCTCATGGAACAGTTTGGAGGAGTAATCCCCGCCCCTTCTCAAGCTACCTCCCAAGCTGCATCTTTAGGGGTTGATGTTTTTCAAATAGAGAGCCGAAATCCCCATTTGCACGAAGAAAAGGGAGAAAGCCACATCAAAGAAATGCTTCTTTCATCCATAGGCGCCATATATCACTCCCAAATCTGCCCACCACAGTTGAAAGACAATATTGTTTCCATCTGCACAAGACATGGCTTCAAAGTTAAGGAAGAAGAAATTCCATGCCCAGCAAAGATTAGGCCTCCCTGCGAGTTAGACATGAATAAATTTGCTGTCGAAGTACAGAAAAATTCCCAAACATTAATAGAGTTGAAATAG
- a CDS encoding HAD-IB family phosphatase, which yields MDGTLLDGRVIYTIGHKLGFTSEIEKIAKSSKIPYERSRKIAKLLRGLTVSEFTEIVKAIPLMKGASKTVKQLKDKNYKVGIISDSYTLATEIVARRLKMDFHVANMLKVKNNVITGFLEMPMGWEKIGCHCKQSVCKRYHLIRLAKEYNLDLSKTVAVGDSIADLCMLESAGIGMLFNPKDNNMPTNVNYIIHGKDLQLILGYLNTPKEPSPTLRL from the coding sequence ATGGATGGAACCCTCCTTGATGGAAGAGTCATTTACACCATAGGCCACAAGCTTGGATTCACATCTGAAATCGAAAAAATCGCCAAGTCCTCAAAGATTCCATACGAGAGATCACGAAAGATTGCAAAGCTCCTCAGAGGCTTGACTGTTTCCGAGTTTACTGAAATAGTTAAAGCGATACCCCTTATGAAGGGTGCATCGAAAACCGTTAAACAGTTGAAAGACAAAAACTACAAAGTTGGGATAATAAGCGACAGCTACACACTAGCAACGGAGATTGTTGCTCGTAGGCTAAAAATGGATTTCCACGTAGCAAACATGCTAAAAGTGAAGAACAATGTCATAACAGGCTTTTTAGAAATGCCCATGGGCTGGGAAAAAATAGGCTGCCATTGCAAGCAATCAGTTTGTAAACGTTACCACTTAATCCGTCTCGCAAAGGAATACAACTTGGATCTATCTAAAACCGTTGCAGTAGGCGATTCCATCGCTGACCTTTGCATGTTAGAAAGCGCCGGAATCGGAATGCTATTCAACCCCAAAGACAACAATATGCCAACGAATGTAAATTATATAATACACGGCAAAGACCTTCAGCTGATATTAGGTTATTTAAACACCCCCAAGGAGCCCTCCCCAACTTTAAGGCTTTGA
- a CDS encoding homocysteine biosynthesis protein has product MLEKKRTVEEINEKIKKGDVQVLTALEMKKLVESSGVEVAFKEVDVVTTGTFGAMCSSGAVINLGHSDPPIKIQNAWINDVPVCHPGAAVDLYIGATLMSETRPFEYGGGHVIEDLISGKEVELRATAYGTDCYPRTQLRTTITKDDLNQFYLINFRNCYQRYVCATNSRDETIYTYMGKLLPRFGNATFSGAGELNPLMNDPDYETIGIGTRIFLGGTQGYVIGEGTQHDPKNQLGTIMVRGDCKKMNPKFIRGAAFTKYGTTLYVGIGIPIPILNIGLAKKTAVRDEDIKVPIVDYGVPVRDRPKLGVVSYKELRSGTITINGKKVKVSPLSSLKTAVEIAETLKKWIEEGLFYLTAPVERLPGDTEFKPMKQREKAFLVRDIVQKAVTCREDEEIKEVAKKIIEYSVNHVVVVNDKGELTGIVTSWDVTKAVADGKSKLSDIITRKVITARLEEPIEAAARRMVQYQISALPVIDHQRKVLGIVTSEDVTKILGR; this is encoded by the coding sequence TTGCTGGAAAAGAAACGGACAGTCGAAGAAATTAACGAGAAAATTAAAAAGGGCGATGTGCAGGTTTTGACAGCCCTAGAAATGAAAAAGCTTGTTGAAAGTAGCGGCGTGGAAGTCGCCTTTAAAGAGGTTGACGTTGTTACGACAGGAACCTTCGGTGCCATGTGTTCTTCAGGGGCAGTGATAAACTTGGGCCATTCAGACCCGCCGATAAAAATCCAAAATGCGTGGATAAATGATGTACCGGTTTGCCATCCAGGGGCTGCTGTCGACCTTTACATAGGAGCCACGTTGATGTCTGAAACTCGACCTTTTGAATATGGAGGAGGGCATGTCATCGAAGATCTAATCAGCGGTAAGGAGGTTGAGCTTAGAGCAACGGCTTACGGCACAGACTGTTATCCACGAACCCAGCTTAGGACAACGATAACTAAGGATGACTTAAACCAGTTTTACCTCATTAATTTTAGAAACTGCTATCAACGATACGTTTGCGCAACCAACAGTCGGGACGAAACAATCTACACTTACATGGGTAAACTCTTGCCAAGATTCGGCAATGCAACTTTCTCAGGTGCTGGCGAATTAAATCCTCTGATGAATGATCCGGATTATGAAACCATTGGAATAGGCACTCGAATATTTCTAGGAGGCACCCAGGGCTATGTAATAGGCGAGGGAACCCAGCATGACCCAAAAAACCAGCTGGGCACCATCATGGTCAGGGGAGACTGTAAAAAAATGAATCCTAAATTCATCAGAGGCGCTGCCTTTACAAAATATGGAACAACGCTGTACGTTGGAATCGGGATACCCATACCGATACTTAACATAGGCCTGGCTAAAAAGACAGCCGTGAGAGACGAGGATATTAAGGTGCCTATAGTTGACTATGGAGTGCCGGTTAGGGATAGGCCTAAACTCGGCGTCGTCAGCTATAAAGAGTTGAGATCGGGAACAATAACGATAAACGGTAAAAAAGTTAAAGTAAGCCCACTGTCAAGTCTTAAAACTGCAGTGGAAATCGCAGAAACGTTGAAGAAATGGATTGAAGAAGGCCTCTTCTATCTTACGGCTCCTGTTGAAAGATTACCGGGTGATACAGAGTTTAAGCCTATGAAGCAGAGGGAGAAAGCCTTCCTAGTTAGAGATATAGTGCAGAAGGCTGTCACCTGCCGGGAAGACGAAGAAATCAAAGAAGTTGCCAAAAAAATAATAGAATACTCTGTAAATCATGTTGTAGTCGTGAACGATAAGGGAGAGTTAACAGGCATAGTTACTTCATGGGACGTGACGAAGGCTGTGGCTGATGGCAAAAGCAAACTCTCAGATATAATAACTAGGAAGGTGATAACGGCACGTTTGGAAGAACCAATAGAGGCTGCAGCTAGAAGAATGGTTCAATATCAAATATCTGCCTTACCCGTAATAGATCATCAAAGAAAAGTGCTGGGAATCGTAACATCAGAGGATGTAACAAAAATTTTAGGGAGGTAG